In Lotus japonicus ecotype B-129 chromosome 5, LjGifu_v1.2, one genomic interval encodes:
- the LOC130719391 gene encoding uncharacterized protein LOC130719391 encodes MTWFMALPQGSIKKFRDFASKFVGQFSAGEVEDLFQIRQAERETLKQYVERYSAASARFEEAEPRTCVCAFKNRLSSGKMSCELSRKPTRSMTEVRTRARDYIMEEEDDACKRKQLKAAKVSLARKQIQDKEASNMLKVKEVGQLIKEFRGKRSRRATNFRQRKRPEGSAGDESEKSLLDAAVVETGEDGEYGIDPWHDVKGRSKWCEYHNLGSHNTSDSLSLKGQIRRLMKARPNAGHGLYKTT; translated from the coding sequence ATGACCTGGTTTATGGCCCTGCCACAGGGATCCATAAAGAAGTTTCGTGACTTTGCGTCGAAATTCGTGGGCCAGTTCTCTGCCGGCGAGGTCGAGGATCTGTTTCAGATTCGGCAGGCGGAGCGAGAGACGTTGAAGCAGTACGTGGAACGGTACAGCGCCGCGTCCGCAAGATTTGAAGAGGCGGAACCTCGGACATGCGTATGCGCTTTTAAGAACAGATTGTCGTCAGGAAAGATGAGCTGCGAGCTGAGTAGGAAACCAACGCGCTCGATGACAGAGGTACGCACCCGAGCCAGAGATTACATcatggaagaagaagacgaCGCATGTAAGAGGAAACAGTTGAAGGCGGCAAAGGTGTCGCTGGCGAGGAAACAGATACAGGACAAGGAAGCAAGTAATATGCTGAAGGTTAAGGAAGTTGGCCAATTAATTAAAGAATTCAGGGGAAAGCGTTCTCGGCGGGCAACTAACTTTCGTCAACGAAAAAGGCCAGAGGGAAGCGCGGGCGATGAATCGGAAAAGTCACTACTGGATGCGGCGGTTGTGGAAACAGGCGAGGATGGCGAGTACGGAATTGACCCCTGGCACGACGTCAAGGGCCGGtccaagtggtgtgaatatcacaACTTGGGGAGCCATAACACCAGTGACAGTTTATCTCTGAAGGGCCAAATTAGGCGGCTGATGAAGGCGAGGCCAAATGCGGGACATGGGTTGTACAAGACAACATGA